One part of the Rutidosis leptorrhynchoides isolate AG116_Rl617_1_P2 chromosome 1, CSIRO_AGI_Rlap_v1, whole genome shotgun sequence genome encodes these proteins:
- the LOC139863446 gene encoding brassinosteroid-responsive RING protein 1-like → MGFPVGYTDLFLPKLLLQFLSFLGFIRKFMSFIFRFAGLNDFLEPEFSHDPTRPESVTTFHSVSADLIRELLPVVKFSDLVDPPESCAVCLYEFEAGDEIRRLTNCRHIFHKCCLDRWMDHDQKTCPLCRTPFISDDLQDTFNERLWAASGIADYYGDSLLVSSL, encoded by the coding sequence ATGGGATTCCCAGTTGGTTACACCGATTTATTTCTCCCAAAACTTCTTCTTCAATTCCTATCATTTCTGGGTTTCATTCGTAAATTCATGTCCTTCATATTTCGCTTCGCGGGCCTCAACGATTTCCTTGAACCCGAATTTTCACATGACCCGACCCGACCCGAATCGGTGACAACGTTCCATTCGGTATCTGCGGATTTGATACGTGAGCTTTTACCCGTGGTGAAATTTTCGGATCTGGTTGACCCGCCTGAGAGCTGTGCGGTTTGTTTGTATGAGTTTGAAGCGGGTGATGAGATCCGAAGGCTGACAAACTGTCGGCATATATTTCATAAGTGTTGTTTGGACCGTTGGATGGATCATGATCAAAAGACATGTCCGTTATGCCGTACGCCGTTTATATCGGATGATTTACAAGATACGTTTAATGAAAGGTTATGGGCGGCTTCAGGGATTGCTGATTATTATGGCGACTCATTGTTGGTTAGTAGCCTataa